GTGATATCTGCAAATCTATTTACAGGATGAAGGGACATGGTCAGTGGCTGAAATCTCGTGTACGTGATACCATAAACACACTGCCACTTTATCTTTACAATCCTCTCAGGGTTCCGCCTTACCCAGTGAGGTATCTGAGAGAGAAGGCTCCGACACCTAATCTTCCCAGAATGGTTTGAAGTACTCAGGTCTCACTCAAAGCTCAGAGTAACTCTACCTAACTGCATATCACTAAAAACATGAACTCTCTGGATTTTAGGAAACagacttactattttttttcttttcttttctttttcaaaagaggAATAACACTTTCCTGATaataaggtttttaaaatttaagccaATATCTATTTACAAATATGTTACTTTGGCTTCTAACATATGTaagtaaaaaatgaataaaattttacagAGAAAATTAAGACACTTTCCCCTCTAAACACAATAGAAAATCTAGAAATAACAAGCCCAGGGGCACAGTATTAGCAAAAGATAGGAGGGCCTATGCCACCACCCGTTAACACCAAGTGAGAGAACTTGCAATTCTCACTTTATGCTCTAGGCCTTTCCTGCCAATGAAATGATCAACAATTACCTCATGTGAATTTAATCCATCAGTTGCAGCCAGAGGCACTTTCCCATGTATCATTGTGCCAGGCACCTCTTTTATTCCAAATGCTGAAGAATCAAGGCTTTCCTTGATCCCCATTCCAGGAGAGGAAGCATTCTCAAGAACAGGAGTTTCTTCTAAAATGGGCACTGAATCAGTGTGGGTAGTTCCTTCCAGGAAGGGTCCATCAGGAGAGAAAATTTCCTTAGCAGGCACTGCAGTAGCTGAAGTGGCAGACCATTCTGGGATGGAAATACTAACCACTTGAGTATCAGGCTTCTCTGGGGTAGTTTCTTTGAGAGTTGGGGCAGCAGACTCCTCTGGAGTAGGCCCTGCAGGAGGAGGCATGTTAGGTTCCTCTGCAGTAGATACCCGAACTGTTGGCGTATCTGGCTCCTCTGAGGTGGGCCCCGAAGGAGTTGGTATGGCAAGTTCCTCTGGGAGGAACATTTCAGCTGCTTGAGTGTCAGGCTCCTCTGAGGTAACATCCTCGTCTATGATGGGCACTGTAACAGTCTCTACTGGAGGCACTGCACCAGATGAGGCTGCAGCTTGTTCTGGGGCTGATATTGTAGCAGTCATAACATCCTCCATCAAGATAACCACTGAAGCTACTGGGATATCTTCCTCTGGGATGGGCACTATTGGAGTAGCTACAGCAGTTCCATCTGAGGCAGAGGCTATGGCAGCAGGCCCCTCCAAGGTAGTCAATGCTTCAGTGGGGATATCCTCTCCTGGCATGGGTGCTACAGCATCCAGGGCATTTTCTACCATGGGTActacagcagctgggacaggccTCTGTTGGCTGGATATCCATTCTTCCAAACCTGGTACAATGTTATTGGCTTTGGTGATTTGTTCCTCCAGAAAGATGTTCAGGGTTGAATCTAAATCTCTCGTTTCTAGTTCCCCTTCCTGTGATAAAGCTGTACTCAGCTGAGGCTCTCTATCACTCATGCTTTCTGCTCCAGCTTTATTGAGTCTCAGTTCTCCAGTCAGCAGGTGCAGACTAAGAACCTCTGACTCAGAAGACCTCCTCTCGAAGTCTGTAAGAAACTGTGCTGGAGCTCCAGTCCTTAAAAGCTTCCCTTGACATTCTGGCTCTTTTGTTTCTCCATCCTTATCACAAACTTTCTCCATGGACAATTCACAAGGGTCTACATTTCCCAAAGATACCAGGTTGTTATCTTCTTGACTAATTAGAGCTCCTTTTCCACTTTCTAAATGAATCTCATCGGTTAATAAATTTGAATCAGATGAGAACACCTCTACTTCAGGTCCTGAGGTAACATCTTGTTCATAGTTAAAAGCAAAACTAAGAGGGATCCTTTCCATATACTCCTCTACATTCCCCTCAGTCTGACTGCAGTCTACCTGGGACAAATTGCCATTTTCTTTGGCTAGCTCAGAGACAATAAAGACTGGCAGGTTTTCTTCACAAGAGGCTCTGAGATTAGAgttcagcaatcctcctgtgtcCAGCTCTCTATGTGGCTCTAGATCAGCCAGAAGCTTAAATTCTCCACCAATCTTGGGGCTAAAAGGCACTTTTTCACACTCCTTGCTAATAGTGGAGGTATCCCTTCCACTATCAGGCTGAGCACTAAGTTCAACAGCTTTAGGCACCTGAGAAGAATCCAGGGCATTGCAATGTTCACCATCTAATCCAGTGTCAGGGTCCTTTATCCTTACACTTAGAAAACCCACAAGCTGTTCCTGTTCTAAGGCAGCTCCTGGAAAATGACTAATTAAAAGTGAATCTTCTGCATCCTGGGTTGGGGCCAGCCCTTCAGAAGAGGCCTGACTCAGCAGCTCAGCTGAAGAAGTTACTCCTTCTTCACATAAACATTCCTTCTCAAGTTCAAGAAACATTTGCACAGAATCTGTGTCAGAGAGCTGCTCTGCTTCAACAGGGCACTGGAGCCCTGAAGTCAGACCCTCTAGCCCCTGAGCAGGTCTGCTTTTCACCTCACTGGTAGCGCAGGTGCAGTCAAGGGGAGAACCCCTGGGGACAGAAGCAAGCTGATCCCTAGTTGGCTGCAGGTCAACAGAGCAGCACATCTGATGAAGAGCTAGGTGGTCAGaagttccagagacagccacacGATCTGACCCATCCTCTATTGCTGCTACTGAGTTTGCTTGGTCACTTTCTTCAAGAGGATCTGCCAAACTAGTCTCTTCATTTGTAACAagactctttcttttctctgacaatttctcttcctcccactcctcctctgcctccatcaTGATCCATCGCTCATCCTCCTCAAATTTTAACTCAGACTCTGTTTTTTCTCTCAGGCTAGGTGTTATAAGCATATGCAATTCTGAATCTAACAGCTCTTCACTCaagcaaggagagagaggtggTAGTTCCACAGCACAGGCAGTGTTCCCAAGGGGGTACTGCTTCTCACTGAAGCCTCCCTTGGAGGAACTTTTCATGGCCCTGGGCCAGGTTGCACTTGAGAATCTGTGCTCCTGCATTTCATCTGTGTTACCACTTGCTGCTGCAGCTTCTGAGCCTAGAGGCTGGAATTCATGGGGAGAGCTCTCACTGAGCTGTTGGAATTTGAAGTCCTGGCAGTCTCTCaaattttttacattttgcacTTCTGGAATATCTACAGATTTGGACATGTGTTCCAAAGTAACGGACTCAGACTGAGGTTCCCTGTGATCAAAGTGACCAGAACTTTCTGTCAATGCAGAACtggattcttttttctcttgcaaGGAAGGATTTGAAGCACCAGCTTCTGATACTTCACTGAGAGAAGCCTCCATCCTTTCTGCAAATTCTGGGAAGTTTGGTGGCATGAAGGACTTCCACGATCTCCTGTTAACATTATCTTTGCGTTCCGCATTTGGTCGACGTCTGGGTGGCACAGGTGCTGACTTCTGCACATCACTGCTTAGCTTTAATGCATCAAATATTATCCTTTCATCCAGCTTCTTGCCTTCTGGCACTCTAGATTCAAAAACATTAGATGATGCACCTAATGTTCCATTGCTGGATATGGtacttccttccatcttctccatGGTGCTCTTTGACGTCTGATTAAGTTTTGACCCCTGGTCAATCTGTTCATTTATCCTCATTGTATCGTATATAGACCGCTGTGGAACATAGCAATCTTCTATATAGCCATCCTCATCTTCCCCTTTACCCAGGCAGGTGGGGTTCCGCCTTAAACAGTCTGGCCTGCTAAGTGGCTTACCCATACTTTTTCAATAAAGATGAACCATCAATCTTTCAAAAGTTTTTTACCCCCCCACGGGTTCTCTCAAAATACATTCCTACATGAATTGTAAGTCCTCTTACATGTTTATACTCCAAACCACCAATTGCATCTGCCTTCCAGAAAGATCTGGAAGTTCCCAATTTGAAACCATTTTAGGAGAAACTCTAATAAGACAAACAGGTTTTTCCTCACAGGCTAGCAGCCTCATAACTGCAGAAAGATAAATGATATTTAATCAATAAGCATAAAACAAATACTTGTATGGCTTCTGGTTTTACTTTTCTAAAGCCCTTTCAAATTCAGTCAGCAAAAAAATCATTTGATATTGACAAGTCTTATTCAATATCTAGTTTCACTCGATTCTCACCGAAGCTGAGTTGGAAGCAGAAAATGTATATCAACTATGTCCTTTATAACAATGGCACACCCTCTCTAGCCTTCAAGTATGGTCCAAGCTCCTAAGAATTCCTTTCATTTTATCCTGTGTTCAGCCCTGAAGAGTCCAGCTGGTCTGAATTAGCCATTCGTCCTCTCTAGTTGGGGTGTTTGCATTTGAACAGGGCTGGTCAGCGGATATTCCTGCAACTTTAAACACAGGAAGTCCTTCATTCGGGGCCAGCTTGGGacttcctgtctccaaaacatcATGGCATTGTTGTGGCTTCCAAGCCAACACTGTATCGTGGCCGCAAAACAAGGCGAGTGGAGGCCCGCGCTGGGCCTTTCAGAAGGCGGGCAGGCTGCGGCAGCGGCCAAGAGGCAGTCTGAAGGACTCACTTAGCACCGCCCGCAAACCCGCGCCATGCCTCGCGCCTCGGAGGGCCAGGGTCGCCTCACCACAACCTTGCAGGTGGCTCCCGGCGGGCCGGCCTTGGGTCTAGCGCTCAGGAAGTTAGTTTGTCCCTCCGGCAGCAGAAAGTCCCGTGTCCTGTGGGCGCCGCCTCCCCGGCCACTGCAGGTCCCCGGCCCCCAGCCGCCGCGTCGTGGGCTGCATGACAAGCAGTCGCCTCTTTTCTCCGCCACGCCGCCGGCCCTGCAGCCGTCCTCCCCGCCCGCAGCTGTCACGGTCCCGGCATGCAAACTTCTGGCCGGGAACAAAAGGCTCCGCTCCGGCCGCACGAGGGGGGCGAGCCCGCCTCTCTCACGCCGCGCGGCCCGCTCACACGCCGCTGGCTGGAAGTGCTCGGGTGGCGGGCGGATCTCCTCCCCCTTCCAGCCCCGCCACAGCCGCTGCCCCGCCCGGGCAGCCCCCTTGGAAGCCTGGGAGCGCGCGGCGCCGACAGCTAGGGAGGAGGACGGGGGCGGGGCCTTCAGGGAGCCCCGccgggaggggagggggcggagGCAAGGATTGGAGGCCAAGGCGGCGAGGGAGGGGCTTCCCGGGGTTTGGGCGAGGGACTCCAGCTCATCCCGCACTCCCTCTAGCTCACTCCCTCCACACCCACGGGAGTAATAGTGTCCCCGCCCGCGAGGGTGAGAGGAGAGGGGCAGTCCTGGTCACGCCGGGCAAATCCCCTGACAAAGGAAAGCGCCGCCCTCACAACGCTGGCCCGGCCCCTCCGCCCCCGCTTCTTTCCAACCGGCGGGATGGGAGCCCAGCCCAAGGGCGAACCCAGAAGGGGCGCCCCCGCTGCCCCCACTACCAGCCGGTTGTGGCTAGGACCACTCGGGAGCCCCAACTGCCGGTAGAGACGTACGGGCTGGGGTGGGCGGTCTGCACTATCCTAGGCTCCAGCTTTGCCGCCAACGTCTATCCCTGTATTTTTCCAATGTCACCTCTGGCGCTGACCAAagaacaggctagccttaaacacaGTCTTTTCATGGTATGCCAAGAAATTAAGTTAGACTCAGGAACCAAGTTATTGGATAAACTCTAGGCACAGTTTCCCTTCTCAAGTATGTCAGATTTTGGCCCATTTCGCCACCTGGATTTCTCTGCTCAGACTTCAGCGGTCTGACCAGAAAATGGGGTGCGGGTTGCAGGGCAGTGGAAACTCTAGCAGGAACAACCCATGTCCAACACCTGGATTGGCTATAACCGCTGTGCACGTCCAAGGAAATTTGAGCCTCCGAGGGGCTAGATGAAAAGCATGAGTTCATATTTCaagtctcaagaaagaaaatattagagaAATGTGTTACACAATCCTGCAACACTGCGTTCTGGATTTTAGGAAAGCTATCTAGAAAGCTATCTTAATTGTTAAGAAAAGTACAACCCGGAAGACTGCCTGCCTGAGGTAGCTTGCATCTCTTTGAGGTGTAATTACTTGATTCCCTTTATGATGGTCCCTCAGATTTCATGAGGATGGAAAAGGTCAGTTAAAATGTTGGCCCAAGTAGTTAATATAGATGATAAAACTTATGAGAAAGTTATTTCTACTCTCCAcacaaacagtaaataaaaccAGTCACTGGTGTGTGGAGATTTGGCAGTGACGCTTGGAGCTAAGCCTTAAACTTACTTGAGGAGCCAGAAACTCCTGGGCAAAAATGAGGTACAGGCTGAAGCCCACGATCAGATTAGTCAAGTAAAAGACAACTTTGCTTGGCAAAATGTTTTACACTTCATTTCTCACTCCTAAAGAAGCTGATCAATTCTACCCACTCAAGTACAAAGACTTTCCATCTGTAAAAGGAAGAGAATACTTAAAACATTGTACATTGTATAGTCTTATTCTAGATACCATATTCTTTaaagttaaaactttaaaaagctgTCTAGAATCCTGTGACCTCCTGGTGCAATAGTGCAAGACACTAGAACACTCTTCTATGAATGCAGAGTGAAAAGAATCAAGAATATTTGATGGAGAGCAAGTTTCAGGGGATATGATCAACATTAAGTATCCGAGGAGCTGGGACGTGGGAGGAAGGAAATTTGTGCTGAATGTCTCCTTAAACTGGAACACCAAGATCCAAGGGCAGATTTCAAACCATCAGTTTTCTCACTGCTATTCAAAGAATAAGGTGTTCCCTAAAAGGGTGACTTTTCCTGATCCCAAAGGAATGTGAGCAGAGATTCAAGCAGCCACACGGCATAGCAATCTCAGGAAACAGATTAACAAATCTTGAAGTTTATTCAGGTGTGTTTTAAAGTCCCTTCAACCCCTGACACACTGTGATCCTAAGAACAAATCAACTTACAGACTGGATACTTCACAATTCATAGAATCCAGGTTTTTAATGCAACTGGAAAACCCCATAGAGGACAGGATTAATTTCACTTGCAATTTTTTCCTGGCCAAATACATTCACCAAGTGTTCAGCTATCATCATAACAGACTCTTTAGCATGCCAGGGCCCTCTGGTTAGAAGAGTCTGAGGAACTCTGGCTCTGGAGTTAAGGGCGGATGGTTATTCTATTATAAAGAATGGTCTTGATATGGAATCACAACCTTCACAGACAAAGATTCTTTTCCTGATTCCTCACCAAGTCAGGTGCCAACTAGGTCAGTCTTTTCCTAATTAACCCCTCCCCACACTTATCCACCCTGGTTTACTCTTCTCATCAATGTCagataaataaatggaacagTCTAACAACTGAGGTTCAGACTCAAACTATGTATCACTTTTAGTCACACTCTGTTTAAAGTACTAAAATACTACATAGAAATTTCCTAAAAGTTTAAATAGAGCCTCTAGAAAAGATTCCACAGGGCATGATGGCCTCAGTTCTTTCATGCAAGAAACagaaatctctatgagtttgaggccatcctggtctaaaATGAGGAcctctgccacacccactctagtggtgattcacaacaggcctgaaaacctggaactgagtcctgaggaaaagaatctcaaggagattcagcctcctagagtcctggcattttctataatctatatacatgaaccctatcctcatgctagtatgatatatactctctttcaatattattaatgcctttaaagattaaacttttaccataggtgaaattcccttaaagccagtgttccaaagtcctgataattccttaaagccaggagctcagaattcagcaagaaggttacctgttcattaacattctaattNacttctagtaaagactggtgaaaccgattaagcatcacaaagaacagagccaagcccagggcaaagcttagagtagtaCACCTTTGGAAGTTCCGTTCATaagcaagtatttaccaaggcctaggaaataggggggatgtggtattgcattattcatgtgATCTGCCaaagcagaaccccccaaaacaggtttttctgctaggcccaaagggacAGCATAATGGAGGAATTACCAGGGGCCCCTGACAGCAGGGTtcaactattgactagccttgcacctggcttcctcctcaagctgcctggtcccaccccctggtcttttcatgtattctatcCTTTGTCTTATGTCATTTGTTACaacagatgtatcctgccccgcttttcttgtttgattctgtattaaagatgtgatgctcattttgatcaatacattcagttttacaccctctctcgtgtggactgtctgtcactcatccgccgaatcctcgctcacctgcaaccaagagaccctttccccacagatcggggacccaaagtgaggtctgTGGCAGACCTCCTCATCCtagatagacatacagacacacacatacacacaccagactCACCAGACTCATATAATCTACCTActccttcaaaaacaaaaataaaaagcaggaagccttctagttttattcttttttttttgggggggggggtgttcaagacagggtttctctgtatagccctggctgtcctggagctcactctgtagaccaggctggcctcaaacttagaaatctacctgcctctgcctcccaagtgctgggaataaaggtgtgtgccacctctgcctgaaagttttgatcatttttatcattggtgtgtgtgttgaatctaagcaaggagagaaagcacaaggtctcttttctttgtcttcttttttatctGTCCATGAGTTTctctttagttttagttttggaATTCTGCCAGTAGTTATCTTAGTGACTGATGTAAATACCTGATTTGGTTTTCTCTTGCTGCCCTGATAACTATAACAAAAAAAGCATCCGAACATCTCACATGCCCCAATAAACTTTTTAAGTGAGAAACACAGGGAGCTTCAGAGTACCTCTTCTGATGCTTCCTCCACCCGAAACCACAAAATGCATGTGTTGAAGTTACATTTCAAATTAGCTTTCAGTTAGTTGATTATAGAGCTCAAAGAATTCCCTACACATCTTGAATTTCCTAAGAACAGAATTTGGTGTCAGATTTTCCTTCAGTGAACTTAGAAGAAAGCGTTGTTGACCTGTCTAGCTCCTTCCTGCTGTCTTCCTAGTTAAAGTGAGCTGGGTGGAGTCCTCTCACATGTTCATACCAGCCCCTTTCAAGTTTTGGATATAGCACTGCTTTTGTCTGCTCAAGAATTGAACTGCCAGCTTCGGACAATTTAGAGACATCCCACCCCGCCTCCCTTTACCACAATTCAGTGAGTAAAGTGCCTTTTTCATCCACCTGACAGGTGCTTACTCTATCTTTCTCAGAGGATTCACTGAAAAGAAGTAGATACAGGGTTGGATCTTGTGAATTTTAAATCTACAAAATGCCTTCCATCTTAGCATATCTAGACTTCACAATCCTTATTCAGAGGCAAGTGGAAACTCCACAGTATGAAGTCTGTGCCTGTTGGGCATCAGCGACCATGACGCTTTGTGTTTTGTTACTATAAAGATAgctacaggggctggtgagatggctcagcgggtaagagcacccgactgctcttccgaaggtccagagttcaaatcccagcaaccacatggtggctcNNNNNNNNNNNACAGTACAAAATTTATCTTAATGGGAAACAAAAGGCTTTGAAGGTATTTGAGTTCTTGTGTATTCCTAAGTCAAAGGAAAACTTTGCACACGTTAGAGAGGAACTCTCATAACCAATGAAAGCTatttgctgcttgtggacgttctAAAAGACAGTGTTTCATTCCTTGTTTAGATTAATGATTAGTTACCAAGACAGAGGgtaagagaaagcagagaaggctACATGGAGGGGGCATTTGTtcattaggattttatttttatttttttgttttgttttgtttttggagacagggtttctctgtgtagccctggctgtcctggtactcactctgtagaccaggctggcctcaaactcagaaatccgcctgcctctgcctcccaagtgccgggattaaaggcgtgcaccaccacgcctggcattaggattttattgattaattcatttatttctagGCAGgatcccatgtagcccaggcttcacTACTTCACTAGCTACATAGCTAAGGTTGGCCTTCAATTTCTGTTCCTCTTACCTTCACTTCTTGAGAGTGTGGCCTTAACTATCACTTTACCTGGTATATGCAGTGCTAGGGATAAAACTCAGAACCTTGTGCATGCTATACAaccattctaccaactgagctacattcccagctcaTAAAATTGGGATTTAGAGACACAGAGTGGTAAAAACAAGTTATTTCAAGTGAGGCGCTAGCGACAGGACATTTTGTTCTTAAGATAAGTGTTTGCTATGTTAACCCTAGGCTGCTTCTATCTAttgacaatcttcctgcctcttttaagtgctgggattacagtatgCGCTACCATGTCCAGCAAAAATGAAGTTCCCAAAGAAGCAAATTTTAATTCAACATGACTAAAACAAAGGTtttatggaaggaaaaaaatattaggaTGGTAAGAAGCCCAAGCCAAGAAGCCCAAGCCAAGGACGGGCAGTTTATTTAGAAGAGTGTTAGTACAAGATTTAATTAACTGTAAATTAGGTAGGGTGGCTCATGGCTCCAATGCTAACATTCAAGAAGTTGTGACAGGACGATTAAGATAATGTGAGACTAGgctgggctacagaataagaccttgtagaaggaaggaaggaaggaaggatggaaggagggggggagagagggagggagggagggaggNNNNNNNNNNNNNNNNNNNNNNNNNNNNNNNNNNNNNNNNNNNNNNNNNNNNNNNNNNNNNNNNNNNNNNNNNNNNNNNNNNNNNNNNNNNNNNNNNNNNNNNNNNNNNNNNNNNNNNNNNNNNNNNNNNNNNNNNNNNNNNNNgagagagagagagagagagaggcagacagtaAATTAGTTGTTAGAAATTGTGTGGAGGCCCCAGTGCTCACTCTGCTGACATCTACCTCTTTTGTGTCACTTGAAATTCTAAATCCTTAACCTTTGAACCTAGAAGTGGTAAATatacttgtcttaaaaaaaagaaaaagaaaagaaaaaaagaaaagaaaactagtaCAAATGGGGACAAATGAGTTAAAGGATGGTGAAAAAACTAGAGAGTCAGATTTGGACTTGCTAATTGGGTGGAAAGTAGAGg
Above is a window of Mus pahari chromosome 6, PAHARI_EIJ_v1.1, whole genome shotgun sequence DNA encoding:
- the Kiaa0754 gene encoding uncharacterized protein KIAA0754 homolog; its protein translation is MGKPLSRPDCLRRNPTCLGKGEDEDGYIEDCYVPQRSIYDTMRINEQIDQGSKLNQTSKSTMEKMEGSTISSNGTLGASSNVFESRVPEGKKLDERIIFDALKLSSDVQKSAPVPPRRRPNAERKDNVNRRSWKSFMPPNFPEFAERMEASLSEVSEAGASNPSLQEKKESSSALTESSGHFDHREPQSESVTLEHMSKSVDIPEVQNVKNLRDCQDFKFQQLSESSPHEFQPLGSEAAAASGNTDEMQEHRFSSATWPRAMKSSSKGGFSEKQYPLGNTACAVELPPLSPCLSEELLDSELHMLITPSLREKTESELKFEEDERWIMMEAEEEWEEEKLSEKRKSLVTNEETSLADPLEESDQANSVAAIEDGSDRVAVSGTSDHLALHQMCCSVDLQPTRDQLASVPRGSPLDCTCATSEVKSRPAQGLEGLTSGLQCPVEAEQLSDTDSVQMFLELEKECLCEEGVTSSAELLSQASSEGLAPTQDAEDSLLISHFPGAALEQEQLVGFLSVRIKDPDTGLDGEHCNALDSSQVPKAVELSAQPDSGRDTSTISKECEKVPFSPKIGGEFKLLADLEPHRELDTGGLLNSNLRASCEENLPVFIVSELAKENGNLSQVDCSQTEGNVEEYMERIPLSFAFNYEQDVTSGPEVEVFSSDSNLLTDEIHLESGKGALISQEDNNLVSLGNVDPCELSMEKVCDKDGETKEPECQGKLLRTGAPAQFLTDFERRSSESEVLSLHLLTGELRLNKAGAESMSDREPQLSTALSQEGELETRDLDSTLNIFLEEQITKANNIVPGLEEWISSQQRPVPAAVVPMVENALDAVAPMPGEDIPTEALTTLEGPAAIASASDGTAVATPIVPIPEEDIPVASVVILMEDVMTATISAPEQAAASSGAVPPVETVTVPIIDEDVTSEEPDTQAAEMFLPEELAIPTPSGPTSEEPDTPTVRVSTAEEPNMPPPAGPTPEESAAPTLKETTPEKPDTQVVSISIPEWSATSATAVPAKEIFSPDGPFLEGTTHTDSVPILEETPVLENASSPGMGIKESLDSSAFGIKEVPGTMIHGKVPLAATDGLNSHEVIVDHFIGRKGLEHKVRIASSLTWC